The genomic segment aaaatatgttgCTGTGTTTGTAAATTATACTAATCAAAGGAATataaaattttgcagaatttagtATTTGCAATACTACTAGCTAATAATCAATTGGTAACATTAGTCAGaatgaacaaattttttttacatCCCGTGGATTTacatataatacaaaatttggTCGACAGTTCAGAGTCACTTAAGACTGCTGAGAGCTGGACACCGATATGTCTACCAAAGTTTGATGCCAATGGGTATATGCATGGACATGTATCGTATTTGGCTGAAGATTGTCAGGCATGCTTATTGTTGCTCACAGTTGATAGAGATGTGTTCTTTGTTCTTTCCGAAGCAAAACAAGTAGGTGATATAATGAAACTTTATAAAGTATTTAGAAAACAACGTAagaaataataagaaattttactTATAGAAAATTGTAGAAAAATTAAGGCGAACGAATTGTTTAGAAGCAATTAATGAGTCCATGAATAAACTACCGATTAAAACTGCCGACATTGGATTGCCAGAAATGCGGCACGTTTTATATAAGTGTAGAAGCACGGCACAATTTTGGAGTCCTGGATTTCAACCTCCATATACAACAGACGAAGAAATAGAACGGTAATTGcaacatttaaaaaatgtaaaataatcaaACTAAATTATAATAATGACAAACTTGCGTGATATGTGTTTTTTCTTTGATAGATTATTGGGGCTTTATCAATGTTTACACCACAGGCTACACAGTCCCAATCGACCATTGAAGCTTATATTTCAGCAATTAGATAAAGAAACCATGTTAGCATGGGTAAGTTTAATTACATGATATGTAGTACAGTAAAAGTTATCGCAGTACATTTGGTATGCAACTAACACGTATGTATCTTGTAGGTAACACTAGGTTTTGAGTTATATGTTACATTTGAACCACTTGTAACAAAACCTGATGCAATTGAGGCAGTGAGTAAATTGTTAAAGTGgataaaaaaagaggaagaaagattatttattttaaattcaccCACATTTTAAAAATCGATATAATCAGTTTTAAAAAGACATAAAAGTGTTTATCTGATGGATATAATTTGAATTGACGTGAGATGCATCGTTTGATAATTGTTTACATTGATCCGATGAACTATAAATCGTTAAGGAAAAATTACTGCATTCAAGATAGATGCATTCGCGTGTTTTTCATGCATTGATAATGTACTTTGCTCACTGTTTTTTAATTATGAAAGGTACTGTAAaggtacatatgtatgtatatatttaaagaCATTACGCATGTAATGTAGAGTACATTTATAGACAGGCTATGACATTCTCAACTTATTTTATTACATGGTGCTTGAGAAAACTTGTCATTGTGTTGTTAAAAACAGATTACTTACAGTACAATATCTTTTTATATCATTTAACAAGCAAATCGTAACTTTATAAATTGTGGAACAATTCTTTATTAACAATCACAGTGATAAATTTTCTctgaaattttgtaaataagAGTAAAAGCAACAGCCATCGTTTCATGACCTTATTAAGTCAAAAGTAATGATTCCAGGTAGAGcgaatagtataacgttaaaaagaaacaaatacgTTCACTTACAACATGTAATGTACGGGTATTATAAGCTACTGTGTAGCGTTTATATCGATAAATGCTATAATTTTAATACAAAACTATTCCTTGTATATGTTACACACTGCTGTTAATCGCGATCGAAGTGCGGTACATACGATAAAAAGAATTCAAGAGCTGTATCAGTAATGTTTTTTTATTCACCTGataattataaaagtaaattatcCTGTAAAACATTTGTCATACCTTGGTGTTTTAATTTAATGCCTAGCTCTGTCACGTTCTCGTCTTCGATCTCGATCTCGGTCTCTTTCCCTATCTCTATCGTCTCGTCTGTGCCGGTCTTTATCTCTATCCTTGTCTTTATGCGAAGATGAATGGCTTTTAGGAGATTTACTCCGTTTACGTTCTCGTCTATCTCTGTCTCTGTCCCTGCTTCTCGATCTTTGCTTTTCTCTGTCAGATTTTTTATCGGAACGTGAATGTCTTTTATCTCGGTCTCTATGACGATCTCTGTCCCTGTCATGATCATCTGTCCTTTTGCGAGTATCCTCTTTGACTGGAGGTATTTCTTCATCCTCCGAAGATTCTATTCCTTCATCCATATCATCCTCTAATGCAGACACTTTTGCCTCTATAATATATAAGAAACATTAAATTACATTTGTTTTATATTCATacttatattttcatttataaatttaaaagacTTACCTAATTCATTATTTTCTTCAAGAACATGTCTTTTTTGTATTCTTGGTAAAATTACATCGCAACATCTTTCTTCCCTAAGAAGATCATCTATAAATTCATCCATATTGATCAATTCAAATTTACCTTGCTTATTTTGCCTTCTCAACTTTCTATTGTCATTAAATAATGGTtccaaatatttataacaatctAAAGAAGATCCTGTCAATCTCATATACAACGCTCCTAGTGCACGGACATATTTAAATTCctcattttttataaattctacTATAATATCTTTTTCAGGTTGTATCTGAAGCATTTTTAATATTAGACAGAGGAATGGTGTTGGttttacatttccaccatataCACCACCTATGTATCTAAAATATGTTTGTTTTTATTCACAATAGGTTATGTtttgatataaattattaaaaaatatcgagCATGGACAAGAGTCGTAAATAAAGTATGTTTCAACAGCAAGCATACTTGAACAACGGACTGCACAAAGAAAAACGATTTGTTTGAGCATATATTCGACAACAAACATTTACTAACCTCAACTCCATGGCTTTGTCTACTAAAAGTTCTGCAGTCAGAGCAAAACATTCTTCTTTCCAATATTTCGA from the Bombus affinis isolate iyBomAffi1 chromosome 11, iyBomAffi1.2, whole genome shotgun sequence genome contains:
- the LOC126922268 gene encoding pre-mRNA-splicing factor 38-like, coding for MANRTVKDAKSIRGTNPQYLVEKIIRSRVYDSKYWKEECFALTAELLVDKAMELRYIGGVYGGNVKPTPFLCLILKMLQIQPEKDIIVEFIKNEEFKYVRALGALYMRLTGSSLDCYKYLEPLFNDNRKLRRQNKQGKFELINMDEFIDDLLREERCCDVILPRIQKRHVLEENNELEAKVSALEDDMDEGIESSEDEEIPPVKEDTRKRTDDHDRDRDRHRDRDKRHSRSDKKSDREKQRSRSRDRDRDRRERKRSKSPKSHSSSHKDKDRDKDRHRRDDRDRERDRDRDRRRERDRARH